Proteins encoded together in one candidate division WOR-3 bacterium window:
- a CDS encoding nucleotide sugar dehydrogenase, whose translation MERSLVENLTEKIVKKQAKVAIIGIGYVGLPLAVEIARNNYDTIGIDIDKNKVQAVNRGQSFIGDVSTTDLAAVVKQGKLRATTKYAVCRDADIINICVPTPFTASKDPDVSYIIEAGKSIARYFKPGKLIILRSTTYPETTEKILLPILEATGYKVGKDFYLSFAPERIDPGNRVWTTRTTPVVVGGVTRKCTELTALFYRQFVDKVVPVSSPRVAEMSKLLENIFRSVNIALVNELARMCDRMGNIDIWEVINAAATKPFGFMPFYPGPGIGGHCILIDPYYLAWKAREFDFHSNFIELAAETNEAMPYFVVDRLFEILGTNGVAAKKAKLLIIGAAFKRNVEDTRHSPAIKVMELLQGKVQKIDYADPYVPEIQINGKKFRAKVLTPGLIRQADCVLILTDHSCFDYDLILRESKLILDTRNAINRRGVRKLYTLGYRRQ comes from the coding sequence ATGGAAAGGAGTCTCGTGGAAAACCTCACCGAAAAAATTGTTAAAAAACAGGCAAAGGTTGCAATTATCGGTATCGGCTATGTAGGTTTACCACTTGCAGTGGAAATCGCCCGCAACAACTACGATACTATTGGCATCGACATCGATAAAAATAAAGTCCAGGCGGTAAATCGCGGCCAGAGTTTCATCGGTGATGTCTCCACCACTGACCTGGCAGCAGTAGTCAAGCAGGGCAAACTTCGCGCAACGACAAAATACGCGGTATGTCGCGATGCCGACATCATCAACATCTGTGTACCAACCCCCTTCACCGCTTCTAAAGACCCCGATGTCTCATACATAATTGAAGCCGGCAAATCGATTGCCCGCTATTTCAAACCCGGGAAACTTATTATCCTCCGCAGCACTACCTATCCGGAAACAACCGAAAAAATTCTTTTGCCCATTCTTGAAGCAACCGGCTATAAAGTAGGCAAAGACTTCTACCTTTCGTTTGCGCCGGAAAGAATCGACCCAGGTAACCGCGTCTGGACAACGCGCACAACTCCGGTGGTCGTTGGTGGTGTGACCCGAAAATGCACTGAACTAACCGCCCTGTTCTACCGCCAGTTCGTTGATAAGGTTGTCCCGGTTTCCTCCCCACGCGTTGCCGAAATGTCCAAACTTCTTGAAAACATCTTTCGCAGCGTCAACATTGCTCTCGTCAACGAACTCGCCCGAATGTGCGACCGGATGGGTAACATCGACATCTGGGAAGTTATCAACGCCGCCGCAACAAAACCGTTCGGGTTTATGCCTTTTTATCCTGGACCAGGCATCGGTGGTCATTGTATCCTTATCGACCCCTACTACCTCGCCTGGAAGGCGCGAGAGTTTGATTTCCATTCCAACTTCATCGAACTGGCAGCCGAAACCAACGAAGCGATGCCTTACTTCGTCGTTGACCGACTGTTTGAAATTCTCGGCACAAACGGCGTGGCGGCAAAAAAGGCGAAACTTTTAATAATCGGTGCTGCCTTCAAACGGAATGTCGAGGACACAAGGCACTCGCCGGCTATCAAGGTGATGGAACTTTTACAGGGTAAAGTACAGAAAATTGACTACGCCGACCCCTATGTTCCCGAGATTCAAATCAATGGTAAAAAGTTTCGGGCAAAGGTTCTGACCCCGGGTCTGATTCGGCAGGCAGACTGCGTTCTGATTCTCACCGACCACTCCTGCTTCGACTACGATTTGATTCTCAGAGAGAGCAAACTTATTCTTGACACTCGCAACGCAATCAATCGCCGCGGGGTAAGAAAACTCTACACCCTTGGGTATCGCCGGCAGTAG
- a CDS encoding hydrogenase 3 maturation endopeptidase HyCI, with translation MNQGERNETETSGKEGSEAKVMVVGIGNRLRGDDGVGCEIVTLLQKEKIEAIDAGAVPENFIGVIVRKKPERVLLVDACDFGAPGGEFRLFSSEEIERLNFKGFSSHTLPLNMFAQLISDTCGAQVWLLGIQPESITLGAGLSAPVAATLPRVVDFIRQWLKGL, from the coding sequence GAAAAGAAGGCAGTGAGGCAAAGGTAATGGTGGTTGGCATCGGGAATCGCTTGCGAGGAGACGATGGCGTAGGGTGTGAGATTGTGACGCTATTACAAAAAGAGAAGATTGAGGCGATTGATGCCGGTGCGGTGCCGGAAAATTTTATCGGGGTTATTGTCCGGAAGAAACCCGAGAGGGTACTCTTGGTTGACGCCTGTGATTTTGGCGCACCGGGCGGCGAGTTTCGGCTTTTCTCGAGTGAAGAGATTGAGCGGCTAAACTTTAAGGGTTTTTCATCTCACACACTGCCGCTTAATATGTTTGCCCAACTCATTAGCGATACCTGCGGCGCCCAAGTGTGGTTGCTTGGGATTCAGCCGGAAAGTATTACGCTCGGCGCCGGGCTTTCGGCGCCGGTTGCCGCCACTTTACCACGGGTGGTTGATTTTATCCGGCAATGGCTGAAAGGTTTATAA